CGTATTCGTTTTTCACGATGCCATGGGGAATCATTTCGTTGATGGACGTGTAATCCGTTACCACAAATCCTTTGAAGCCCCACTCCTTCCGCAGCAGATCGGTCAGCAGCCAGTGGTTCCCCGTTGCAGGAATCCCATCCACTTCATTAAACGACGTCATAACCGAAGCCACGCCCGCATCCACGGCGGCTTTGTATGGAGGAAGGTAGAACTGGTACATCTGCCGGCGGCTCATGTCTACCGTGTTGTAATCGCGCCCTGCTTCAATCGCGCCATACAGCGCGAAGTGTTTCACGCAGGCGAGGATGGTATTGTCCGCGGAAAGATCGCTGCCCTGGTAGCCGCGCACTTTCGCCTTCGCCACCTGTTCGCCAAACCAGGTATCTTCTCCCACACCTTCCGCAACGCGCCCCCAGCGCGGGTCACGGGCAACATCCACCATCGGGGAGTATGTCCAGTGGAGGCCGTCGGCGCTGGCTTCCTCCGCGGCGATGCGCGCCGTTTTCTCCATTAGCACCATATCCCAGGTACAGGCTTCGCCGAGGGGAATGGGGAAGATGGTTTTATGCCCGTGCACCACGTCGTAACCGAAGAGCAGCGGGATTTTGAGACGTGTCTTCATCGCCATATTCTGCAGCATGCGGGTATACTGCGGCGTGTATGCGTTGAAGATCGCACCGCACGCGCCGCTGAGGATATCCTGTTTGTAATTTTCCTTCATGAATGGACCGGTTACATCCATATCGCTGGTAAGCAGGTTCAGCTGGCCGATTTTCTCGTCGAGGGTCATTTTTTGGAGCAAACCTGTCAGGAAGCGTTGCTGCTGCGCCTGGGCTGCGCTGCCGAACAGCAGGAACAATACGAGGATGCGTTTCATAAAAAACGGCGTTGATATGCATAATCAACGCCGCGTTTCCTGCTTTGTTCATTGCGGTGCAGGGCCGCCGCCTTACGGCTGATTATTGTTCGGGCCAGCTGTCGGTCCGGAATGGATCCACGGGCAAGCCTTCTTTACTGAAAATGTTGCCGATGGCAGCGTTGTTAAATGAAAACCGTACTGCTTCCGGCTCCGCGATCCCTTTCGCAGAAACCGTTACGGTATTGCCTTTCACCTTCACGTCGGCAGGCACGAACTTGCGGTCGGCCCCGGCGATGTACCATTCCTTCGCCTTTCCGTTCTTCAGCTCCAGTCCGTTTGCGGCATGTTTGAAATGGAGGACGATCTGGTTGTTCTTTTTCTCCATTCTGTCGTACGCAGGGCTGCGGAATTCGCCTTCCTTTTTGCCGTAATGGTCGCCCAGCGCGATTTTCGCCAGGCGCAGGCCTACGTCGTGCTTGTTGATGGGGTGGATATTGGTGGTATCGTCCACCAAATCCGTGATAACAGCCATGCCTGTTTTGGGGAACGACAGCGTTTGGGATTGCGATTCCCGCAGCAGTGATCCCCGCAGGGTGCCGGGCCCGTGTTTGAAAGGCGCGATTTGCACATAATAAAACGGAAAATCAATGTTCCATGCCTTGCGCCACGAACCGATCAGGGTTTCCATCAACGGCTGGTAGGTATTCGCCGTGTGGGCATTGCTTTCGCCCTGGTACCAGATGGCCCCTGCGATCCGGAAATTGGTCAGCGGCGCGATCATGGCGTTATAGGTTTTCCCGGGCTCGTGCGGACGGTAATTGGCCACGCCCTGTTTCGCCGCGGCAGCCGCCAGTGCGGGAGCGCCCGTCACCAGCTCGGCCGGCGTCCACACCTCAGCAGGCGTTCCGCCCCAGCTGGAGTTGATGAGCGCCACGGGAACGCCCAGCTTTTTGCGGAGCTCTTTTCCGAAGTAATACGCCACGGCGCTGAAAGGCTTGAGGGTATTGGAATCGCAGGCGGTCCACACGCCGGGTACATCGTCCTGCGGGTGGTCGGAAGTGATTTTCGGGACCTGGAAGAAGCGGAGCTGATCGTCGGCGCAGGTGGCCAGTTCGGCTTTGATATCCGGCAGGCCGTGGTTGCCGCTCCATTCCATATTGGACTGGCCGCTGCAGATCCATACTTCCCCGATGAGGATATTTTTCAGCTCGATCGTGTTGCGGCCGCGGAGGGAGATCGTGTAAGGGCCGCCGCCTTCGGGGGTCCTGATCTTTACTTTCCAGATGGAATTACCGGTTGCCACGGCGGAATCCGGGGTGGATTTCCAGGAAGCTTTGATTCGGATCTTTTCCCCGGGCGCTGCCCAACCCCACAAGAGGGCGGAATCGTTGCGCTGGAGGACCATATTATCGGAAAGCACGTCCGGCAGGCGGATCTGTGCGCTGGCAGCAACGTGGAAACCGGCCAGCACGGCCATCATTAAATAGCGAAGCATAAATAGACAAGGGTTTTGATCCCGTTAAAATAATAAAACCTTGCTATTTATGCTTGCCGATTTATTACGCGGTTATAATCCGTGCGGATAATATTTATTCTCCAGCGTACCGTCTTTATACAGTTTCAGGATGGCATATCCGGGTGGGGTTTCCTGGTAGAAGTACGGCCCTGCGGAGTCCTTGTCTCCCTTCCCCCACCAGAATCCACTCATAGCGCCGTTGCAGGCGTAGGTAATATTGTTGTATATGGTATTGTCGGACAGGTGATTGTGCCCGCTGAGGCAGAGTCGGACGCGGTTGGTTTTGAAGAAGAGGTTTTTCAGCGCTTTGCAATCGGAGTGCCCGCCGCCTTCGAGCACTTGTGTGGTGCCAAGGATCGGATAATGGGAGGTCATCACCGCGAATTCGCCTTCAGGAATGGCTTCCAGTTTACTTTTCAGCCAGCTGAACTGTTCTTCGTCGAGCGAAATGCCTTTGTTGTTGCCATCCAGCATGAAGAAATGCCAGTTCTGTTTCTGGATGGTATAATAGCGATGGGGCGTACCCAATCTTTTCACCACGTAATCCTTGCCATACATCTCATCTTCCTTTGACGGCGCTTTCCACCACATATCATGGTTGCCGAGGCAGGAGTGCATTTCATACCCGCTGATGGATTTCACACATGCATCCCACAACGCCCACTGATCCGTTACCTGCTGGCGCACCACGTTGTCGTAGGAAGCGTCGTGGATGGAATCGCCGGTGTTGAGGAAAAAGTCCGGCTTGTGCTGGTCCACAATGTTCCGGAGCACTTTTTTGAAACGGGCCGGCGCATCGTCGCCCTCCCGGATGTGCACATCGGTGATGTGTGCCACGGTGAGGACGGGCTTCACTTTTTTAGCTGTCGCTTCCGTTCCTTCACCGGTGAGGAGGTTACCTGCCAGGGAGCCTCCCGCCAGCAATCCTATGCTGGATAAAAAGTCTTGTCTGTTCATAGTCCGCGTTTGCAACAAATATACATTTGTTTAGTATGAATAAACAATAAGCAAACGTTACCATTTTGCAGATAATGGGATGAGCGGAAAGAATTTACTGGAACCGGAGGAAGGCAGGCGCCTTCAAACCATAGATATCAAACCGGAAGTCGACAACAGTCGTAATTTCGAAAAAGAGATTCCCGATGCCGGGGGTTTTACGCGGATAATACGCCGCGCTCAATTGCAGGGTATTAAGCGAAAGGTTTTCATTCTTCACCCTTACCGCCAGCCCCAATCCCGTATACACCGGGTTTTTCAACAGGTAATTGTTGTGGTAGGAAACTTGTCCGGCTTCGATTGTACCGATGAAATTAAACTTGAATCCATATACCTTCCAGGGACTGTACAACACACTCTCCGACCGCATCAGCAACCGGTGATAGCCATTGATCTTTGTTCTCCTCCATCCCCAGAACCCAGTCCCGAAGTCGCGGTTGAGGCTCAGCGGGCGATAAAAATAGTTATTGGGGCTGCCGAGATAATCGAGGTAGATGAATTCCCGCCAGTTCCATTTCTTCCCCAAAGTCATCAACCTGCTGAAATAACTCACGTTCGTATGGATCACGAGGTCTTCGGAAGTGCTTCCCTGCCAGAAGCCGCCCACGCCCGCCTTCACGCTTAACAGACCGTTGTGCAGCGTAGGCCAGTATTTCTGTCCTTCGATGCCGGTGTACAACCGCTTCCGGTCCATCCAGTTCTCCCGCCCAACAGAAAGCGCGGCGGAATAACCATAGGGAATATCCTCCGTTCGCCCGAAACCGAAAAACCGCTGGCTTTTAAAGAAGTCCTGCTTGAAAACGGCAATCTGCCCGAGATAATAATGGCGGTCGTTGTACAAGGGGTCCCCGATATATTTATCCTGGACCGGGCTCTTATCGAAAGCAATGTTATTGTACCTGAACAGCAGCGCGATATTGGGTTTGTTGTCGAAATGCCCGTCGGACCCGAACCGGTTGCGGAAGTTGTACCCCGTCCATACGTCCACCAGTTTATACGAATATTCCCGCCAGAGCGAATCCGGCTCGCCCCAGACGCGGATGCTGAAATTCCTGGCGAGCGACAGCCCGCCGGTGATCTTGGCGGATGTCCGGTACAGCGGCCGTTCGATCTTGATGAAATACGATCCTTCGTAAACGCCGGTATCGAGCTGCGAATTGGTGTTGAGATGGGTATAACCGACCGAGACATCGATAAAACTGCCCAGGAGGTTGTATTTCGTATAACGGGCTTCGGTACCCCAGGGCCGGGAGTAACTGCTCTTCCACCTGAATCCGAACTGAACGCCCTGCGCGGCGCCAAACAGGTTGTCGTTGGAGATTTTCGCCCCTACGCCGCTGGGCGCCAGCTCGCGCAGATCAAAGCCGTATTCGAACACGTCTTTGGTGATCACCAGCACGTCGACCGTGTCCTGACTGGCGGTTTCGAGGGTGATGATGCGGGCGTCCTGGAGGAAGGGGCGGTTACGGAGATAACGTTCGTTGTCGGCGAAGGCATAGGCGTTCACGGTATCGCCGTTCCGGAAAAACAACATCTGCCGGATGGCCCACTCCTGCGAATCGAAATGCAGCTTATTGGCGAGATGGATGAGCTTCATGCTGGTGGTAAAAGCCGTGTCGTTGATGTTGCGGGGACCGAACACTTTTACCTTCCGAAAGTGGATACGGCGGACCGTTCGGCCGGTATGCGGCAGAAATCCTTGCTCAGACCTTGTCATCCGGGTATCCTCCACTACGGGCGGCGGAGCATCGTGCCGGGAGATGTCTTTCAGAACGGAATCCCGGAACCGGCTGCTTTTCAAAGAATCCACGTATTCGTTGAATTTTGAAAACCAGCGTTTCTTATAGACGGCCGGGATGGTATCCGTCTGCGCAATGGCGCTTTGCGGAATGCAACATAACAACAGGTAACAGCTAAGGACAGCTAATAGATTTATTTTTCCCAACCGCTTCAATGATTGCTTTTGATCCGGAACAACAATACAAATTTTTAACCAATATGTACGGCGGCACTAAAAAAAGGAAGGGCACCGATCCATCCGGTACCCTTCCTTCACAGAAAGTATATGATTAAATATCAATATTGTACCGTCACGGTTCTACCTCCCCGGCCTGCCTGGTCGAACACCCTGAACCGGAGTGTTCCTTTCGCTTCAAGCGGCCCGCCGTAGGCGGGGCTTTTGGCGGAAGGCTCCTTTCCGTCGGTTGTATAACGAATGATCAGTCCGGGAAGTTGCACGTTGGCCAAAACTTTTCCGTTTTCGCTTTTCACGCCGGCCGTGGGGATACGGTAGTTATAACCGCCGTTGAGGGTGGCGAGCCGTGGAATTTCGCGCTGGCCCACCACATTGGCGAATTTGTTCCACGCTTCGTTGTACCCGGCGAGGTCTTTGGTCCAGGCGGGGTCGGGCGCCCAGGCGCGTTCCGCCATGCCCAGGAGTTTGGGCAGCACCATATACTCCAGGCGCTCGGGGGATTTCACTGTTTCGCTCCACAGCGCGCTCTGGATCCCCACGATATTGGAAGCGCCGTATGCCGTCAGCCGGTCTTTCCCGACAAATATGGAAGCCGGCAGCGGGTTGCCCGCATCGTCTTCTTTGGCGTTTTTATACAGGTCGAGGGGAATGAAGTAGAAGGGTTTATCGAGATCCACATAACCGCCCCAGTAAAAGCCGGGTTCATCATAATCACGCTGGTAGGCCATATCGAAGTAATAATTCGCCACGCCTGACAACACCACTTTGTACCCGCCGTTGGCCAGCCGGTAGCTGAGATCTTCCATCCCGCCGCCCATCACGTTATTCCATACGTCCAGCTGGAAATTGCGGTTGCCGAACACGGGGTTAACGATCATGACGTTGTTGCCGTCGAGCTGGGTGCGGCGCATGCCGGCTTCTTCCCATCCATACAGCTGCATGCCCTGTTTATTAACGATCTGGGCCACCTTGTCGTAGAAATAAATCCAGAGATCGTCTACATGGTTCAGTTCGGCGCTTTCGGCCAGGAGCTTTTGGCAGGCGGGGGATTTTTCCCATACGCCGCCGGGTGTTTCGTCGCCGCCCATGTGGATGATATCGAGGGGAGCGCCGGCTTCCGCATGCATCGCCGCCAGTTCGGTGGTTACTTTTTCAATGAATTTGTAGGTGGATGGAAGGGCGGGATTCATGACATTATCTTTCCATTCCTGCACGGAGCGGTATTGGCTTTTGTCGTCCGGGTCGCTGAGGCGGTATGCGTTGGCGTTGGGATCGCCGGCTTTGGCGAGCTTAGCCGCGCGGGCCTCCATGGCTTTGATGGCCGCGCGCCCGTGGCCGGGCATCTCCACTTCGGGGATCACTTTAATATGCCGGGCTTTCGCATAGCGGAGGATTTCAATGTAATCCGCGCGGGTGTACCAGCCCGTACCGGCGGCATTGCCCGCATCCGGGCCGGAGCCATACGCGGGTTGAAGACTTTCCATTTCATCCAGCGTATGCGCGCGGCGGCCACCTATCTGCGTCAGTTCCGGCAATCCCGCGATTTCCACGCGCCAGCCTTCGTCGTCGCTCATATGGAGGTGAAGGGTGTTCACTTTATAAACGGACATCACATCCAACATCCGCAGCACCTGCGCTTTGGAGTGGAAGTTACGCGCCACGTCGAGGCTGAAAGAGCGGAAAGCGAAGCGGGGCGCATCTTCT
Above is a genomic segment from Chitinophaga pollutisoli containing:
- a CDS encoding family 20 glycosylhydrolase; this translates as MRNRLTILCLLLSCCALAQSPAFPARGLQMRWEVVENGYQGKAQTLSTFTLVNRSKQALPAKGWTIYYNFIRMVSPGEVAPGIEAAHINGDLFRLKPVAGFGGLKPGDSLKINIVSVAWVTHFTDAPAGPYIVWDSEPSKGHAIEFAVTPSTTEKQLRRTAKDTKVQTTPEDVYRRNEALSLLPAGQLPRILPTPAVIREGGATVVLDPKNGIVYEPVFRAEADYLSLLMAKVFGKPVLTAQGTTGKAAVRLVKDASITGKEAYKLQVQEDGITIFASTNAGIFYGIQSLRQLLPLTAKGTATLPAVQVEDAPRFAFRSFSLDVARNFHSKAQVLRMLDVMSVYKVNTLHLHMSDDEGWRVEIAGLPELTQIGGRRAHTLDEMESLQPAYGSGPDAGNAAGTGWYTRADYIEILRYAKARHIKVIPEVEMPGHGRAAIKAMEARAAKLAKAGDPNANAYRLSDPDDKSQYRSVQEWKDNVMNPALPSTYKFIEKVTTELAAMHAEAGAPLDIIHMGGDETPGGVWEKSPACQKLLAESAELNHVDDLWIYFYDKVAQIVNKQGMQLYGWEEAGMRRTQLDGNNVMIVNPVFGNRNFQLDVWNNVMGGGMEDLSYRLANGGYKVVLSGVANYYFDMAYQRDYDEPGFYWGGYVDLDKPFYFIPLDLYKNAKEDDAGNPLPASIFVGKDRLTAYGASNIVGIQSALWSETVKSPERLEYMVLPKLLGMAERAWAPDPAWTKDLAGYNEAWNKFANVVGQREIPRLATLNGGYNYRIPTAGVKSENGKVLANVQLPGLIIRYTTDGKEPSAKSPAYGGPLEAKGTLRFRVFDQAGRGGRTVTVQY
- a CDS encoding metallophosphoesterase, producing the protein MNRQDFLSSIGLLAGGSLAGNLLTGEGTEATAKKVKPVLTVAHITDVHIREGDDAPARFKKVLRNIVDQHKPDFFLNTGDSIHDASYDNVVRQQVTDQWALWDACVKSISGYEMHSCLGNHDMWWKAPSKEDEMYGKDYVVKRLGTPHRYYTIQKQNWHFFMLDGNNKGISLDEEQFSWLKSKLEAIPEGEFAVMTSHYPILGTTQVLEGGGHSDCKALKNLFFKTNRVRLCLSGHNHLSDNTIYNNITYACNGAMSGFWWGKGDKDSAGPYFYQETPPGYAILKLYKDGTLENKYYPHGL
- a CDS encoding sialate O-acetylesterase, which codes for MLRYLMMAVLAGFHVAASAQIRLPDVLSDNMVLQRNDSALLWGWAAPGEKIRIKASWKSTPDSAVATGNSIWKVKIRTPEGGGPYTISLRGRNTIELKNILIGEVWICSGQSNMEWSGNHGLPDIKAELATCADDQLRFFQVPKITSDHPQDDVPGVWTACDSNTLKPFSAVAYYFGKELRKKLGVPVALINSSWGGTPAEVWTPAELVTGAPALAAAAAKQGVANYRPHEPGKTYNAMIAPLTNFRIAGAIWYQGESNAHTANTYQPLMETLIGSWRKAWNIDFPFYYVQIAPFKHGPGTLRGSLLRESQSQTLSFPKTGMAVITDLVDDTTNIHPINKHDVGLRLAKIALGDHYGKKEGEFRSPAYDRMEKKNNQIVLHFKHAANGLELKNGKAKEWYIAGADRKFVPADVKVKGNTVTVSAKGIAEPEAVRFSFNNAAIGNIFSKEGLPVDPFRTDSWPEQ